One part of the Chryseobacterium mulctrae genome encodes these proteins:
- a CDS encoding SDR family oxidoreductase, which yields MKTQNKSKSLSKVPKDGLYPEIIRQNYLGSKKLLNKKAIISGGDSGIGQAVAVHFAREGADVAVIYKESVKDAKETKKLVEKEGQKCILLKGDISKKTFRKNTLEKIAKEWKTIDILVNNAGIQFPKSDVEKISDDQINETFNVNIISMISFTRDCLKLMNKGGRIICTTSVTAYRGSDHLIDYSSTKGAIATFVRSLATNLAEQKILVNGIAPGPIWTPLVKETFEDIASFGKDTPLKRAGQPSEVAPAYVFLASEDSSFITGEIIHINGGDFVGG from the coding sequence ATGAAGACACAGAACAAGTCAAAATCACTTTCCAAAGTACCTAAAGATGGTTTGTATCCTGAGATTATCAGACAAAATTATTTGGGAAGTAAAAAACTACTTAATAAAAAAGCAATTATCTCAGGTGGCGACAGCGGAATAGGACAAGCTGTAGCAGTGCATTTTGCAAGAGAAGGAGCCGATGTTGCTGTCATTTATAAAGAAAGTGTAAAAGATGCTAAAGAAACCAAGAAACTGGTTGAAAAAGAAGGACAGAAATGTATTCTTCTAAAAGGGGATATTTCTAAAAAAACATTTAGAAAAAATACTTTAGAAAAGATTGCTAAAGAATGGAAAACCATTGATATTTTGGTTAATAATGCCGGAATTCAGTTCCCCAAAAGCGATGTTGAAAAAATTTCAGATGATCAGATTAATGAAACATTCAATGTCAATATCATTTCTATGATTTCATTTACAAGAGATTGTTTGAAATTAATGAATAAAGGCGGGCGAATAATTTGTACCACTTCGGTAACTGCTTATCGTGGCAGCGATCATCTCATAGATTATTCGTCAACAAAAGGCGCAATTGCAACATTCGTTCGTTCTCTGGCGACAAATCTTGCCGAGCAGAAAATTTTGGTTAACGGTATTGCTCCAGGTCCGATCTGGACTCCTTTAGTGAAAGAAACTTTTGAAGATATTGCTTCTTTCGGAAAAGATACACCTTTAAAAAGAGCCGGCCAACCTTCGGAAGTCGCACCTGCTTATGTTTTTCTGG
- a CDS encoding VOC family protein: MNNNIFPCLWYDGDAKESADFYCKIFDGKITADTPMVLNIELFGQKLMLLNGGPHFEKNASVSLMVMCETEEEVQKYWDQLEDGGIVLMALDSYPWSKKYGWIRDKFGVTWQLYLGEKKSEQRIIPTLMFIHQNNGKAMEAMKLYTEVFPNSKIEGVLKYGDGVGDENHEVPENVQHAHFEINGYSLFCMDNSYDHKFDFNEGISMVIMTENQEETDHLWNSLTADGGRESMCGWLKDKFGMSWQIVPKRLIELMNDSDQLKAQKVVQAMMKMQKIVIKDLEEAYVS; the protein is encoded by the coding sequence ATGAATAACAATATTTTCCCATGTCTTTGGTATGATGGTGATGCAAAAGAATCAGCTGACTTTTACTGTAAAATATTCGATGGAAAAATTACAGCAGATACGCCGATGGTTTTAAATATCGAACTTTTCGGACAAAAATTAATGCTTTTAAATGGAGGTCCACATTTTGAAAAAAATGCTTCCGTTTCGTTGATGGTGATGTGCGAAACTGAGGAAGAGGTTCAGAAATATTGGGATCAATTAGAAGACGGAGGGATTGTTTTGATGGCATTAGATTCTTATCCTTGGAGTAAAAAATACGGCTGGATTAGAGATAAATTTGGCGTAACATGGCAATTGTATTTAGGTGAAAAGAAAAGCGAGCAAAGAATTATTCCGACTTTAATGTTTATCCATCAAAATAACGGAAAAGCAATGGAAGCTATGAAATTGTATACAGAAGTTTTTCCTAATTCAAAAATAGAAGGCGTTCTGAAATATGGTGACGGAGTAGGAGATGAAAACCATGAAGTTCCAGAAAATGTACAGCACGCGCATTTCGAAATTAATGGTTATTCTTTATTCTGTATGGATAATTCTTACGATCACAAATTTGATTTTAATGAGGGAATTTCAATGGTTATTATGACAGAAAATCAGGAAGAAACAGATCATCTTTGGAATTCGTTAACTGCAGATGGAGGAAGAGAAAGTATGTGTGGCTGGCTGAAAGATAAATTTGGAATGAGTTGGCAAATTGTACCGAAAAGATTAATCGAACTGATGAATGATTCTGATCAGCTGAAAGCTCAAAAAGTAGTACAGGCAATGATGAAAATGCAGAAAATTGTGATAAAAGATTTAGAAGAAGCTTATGTTTCTTAG
- a CDS encoding DNA-directed RNA polymerase subunit alpha C-terminal domain-containing protein, with protein MINLVIMARCLKPIYTENHVVENKFLQGIIAMPARRALEKKQIDSLTKLSDYSENELMKFHGFGKNTISKLKNYMKENNFSFKNN; from the coding sequence ATGATCAATTTAGTAATAATGGCAAGATGTTTAAAGCCTATTTATACTGAGAATCATGTTGTGGAAAACAAATTTTTGCAGGGTATTATAGCAATGCCTGCAAGAAGAGCGCTGGAAAAAAAACAAATAGATTCTCTCACAAAACTGTCAGATTATTCTGAAAATGAATTAATGAAATTTCATGGTTTCGGAAAAAATACGATTTCGAAACTGAAGAATTACATGAAAGAAAATAATTTTTCTTTTAAAAATAATTAG
- a CDS encoding SRPBCC family protein: protein MDKVKIDITILAPVEKVWDYFNAPKHITKWNFAHESWFCPSSENDLKVGGKFNNRMEAKDGSFGFDFIGVYDEVILNERIKYHMEDGREVEVIFEKIDENTTKVTEIFDPEKQNSVEMQREGWYAILNNFHKYVENH from the coding sequence ATGGATAAAGTTAAAATTGACATTACAATCTTGGCGCCGGTAGAAAAAGTTTGGGATTATTTTAATGCTCCAAAACATATTACCAAATGGAATTTCGCTCATGAAAGCTGGTTTTGCCCGAGTTCTGAAAACGATTTGAAAGTAGGTGGAAAATTCAATAATAGAATGGAAGCAAAAGACGGAAGTTTCGGCTTTGATTTTATAGGAGTTTATGACGAAGTAATTCTGAACGAAAGAATAAAATATCATATGGAAGACGGTAGAGAAGTAGAAGTGATTTTTGAGAAAATAGATGAGAATACAACCAAAGTAACCGAAATTTTTGATCCTGAAAAACAAAATTCAGTTGAGATGCAGCGTGAAGGTTGGTATGCGATTCTCAACAATTTTCATAAATATGTAGAAAACCATTAA
- a CDS encoding VOC family protein: MAKLNPYLNFDGTAEKAFTFYKSVFGGEFVGEIHKMGNVPGTENLSDEEKNRVMHIALPIGGDLLMASDIVPSFGQNLTVGNNNYVSVFPDSREDADRIFKGLSEGGNIEMPLEDQFWGDYFGSFQDQFGVHWMINYNEEYTK; this comes from the coding sequence ATGGCAAAATTAAATCCGTACCTGAATTTTGATGGTACAGCAGAAAAAGCATTTACATTTTATAAATCTGTTTTCGGCGGAGAATTTGTTGGAGAAATCCATAAAATGGGCAATGTTCCCGGAACTGAAAATTTATCAGACGAAGAAAAAAACAGAGTAATGCACATTGCGCTTCCGATTGGTGGAGATCTTTTGATGGCTTCAGACATTGTACCGTCATTCGGACAAAACTTAACGGTAGGAAATAATAATTATGTTTCAGTTTTTCCTGATTCCAGAGAAGACGCAGACAGAATTTTCAAAGGACTTTCTGAAGGTGGAAATATCGAAATGCCACTTGAAGACCAGTTTTGGGGTGATTATTTTGGTAGTTTTCAGGATCAGTTTGGCGTTCATTGGATGATTAATTATAACGAAGAATACACAAAATAG
- a CDS encoding DinB family protein — protein sequence MDTPKSSKLEIIIPAFRGHSQSFLMVLDGISEEDALKRIEGRTNHIVWMVGNFLDMRYAMGSVLGLNEEFEFKDFFFQGKALDANLEYPSLQQLKDSFHKISPLVYQKLLEASDEDLAKAFPMGMNIEFFPENVLNFVGMCIGREDYLCGQIGLMRRILNYEGMKYDFDENMKY from the coding sequence ATGGATACACCAAAATCATCAAAATTAGAAATTATAATTCCTGCATTTCGAGGACACAGTCAGAGTTTTCTGATGGTTCTTGATGGAATTTCAGAAGAAGACGCTCTGAAAAGAATTGAAGGCAGAACAAACCACATCGTTTGGATGGTTGGCAATTTTCTCGATATGCGTTATGCAATGGGAAGCGTACTCGGTTTAAATGAAGAATTTGAATTTAAAGATTTTTTCTTTCAGGGAAAAGCATTAGATGCAAACTTAGAATATCCATCTTTACAGCAATTGAAAGATTCTTTTCATAAAATTTCACCTCTTGTTTATCAGAAATTATTGGAAGCTTCAGACGAAGATTTAGCAAAAGCTTTTCCGATGGGAATGAATATCGAATTTTTCCCTGAAAACGTGCTCAATTTCGTTGGAATGTGCATCGGTCGTGAAGATTATCTCTGCGGACAGATCGGATTGATGCGTAGAATTCTCAATTATGAAGGAATGAAATACGACTTTGATGAGAATATGAAGTATTAA
- a CDS encoding VOC family protein, which yields MKVNQIYVNLPVKDIQKTKEFWTKVGFSINEQFSDDKAVCVVMNDNIYVMFLTEEYFQTFSERPVPKGDTTQVLVAIGLNSREEVDQVVNAAVANGAYQHEEPQDYGWMYQNSFWDINGHGWNVTFADMSQMSTE from the coding sequence ATGAAAGTCAATCAGATTTACGTGAATCTTCCCGTGAAAGATATTCAGAAAACAAAAGAGTTTTGGACTAAAGTCGGATTCTCCATCAACGAACAGTTTTCAGACGATAAAGCAGTTTGTGTGGTGATGAATGATAATATCTATGTGATGTTTTTAACGGAAGAATATTTTCAGACTTTTTCAGAAAGACCGGTTCCGAAAGGCGATACTACACAAGTTTTGGTTGCAATCGGTTTAAATAGCCGTGAAGAAGTTGATCAGGTTGTTAATGCTGCCGTAGCGAATGGAGCTTATCAACATGAAGAACCACAAGATTACGGATGGATGTATCAAAATTCTTTTTGGGACATCAACGGGCATGGTTGGAATGTCACTTTTGCAGATATGTCGCAAATGTCAACTGAGTAA
- a CDS encoding VOC family protein, whose product MEINQIYVNLPVKNVQKTREFWTKLGFSINEQFSDEKAICVIMKQDHIYTMFLKEEFFQTFTDRPVAKGDTTQTLLAIGVNSREEVDEMVKTATENGGSKYSEPRDYGWMYQKTFSDLDGHQWEVLFSDMSQLPADF is encoded by the coding sequence ATGGAAATCAATCAAATTTACGTAAACCTTCCTGTAAAAAATGTTCAGAAAACGAGAGAATTCTGGACAAAACTGGGTTTTTCGATCAACGAACAATTTTCTGATGAAAAAGCAATCTGTGTAATCATGAAACAAGATCATATTTACACCATGTTTTTAAAAGAAGAGTTTTTCCAAACTTTCACAGACAGACCTGTTGCAAAAGGAGATACCACTCAAACGCTTCTTGCAATTGGCGTAAACAGTCGTGAAGAAGTTGATGAAATGGTGAAAACTGCTACGGAAAATGGAGGTTCCAAATACAGTGAACCAAGAGATTATGGCTGGATGTATCAGAAAACTTTTTCAGATTTAGACGGTCATCAATGGGAAGTACTTTTTTCAGATATGTCCCAGCTTCCTGCGGATTTTTAA
- a CDS encoding Crp/Fnr family transcriptional regulator codes for MTSKAFDVYRDFPFFFQEELDEIIQAHEKVVFQKGEAILQEGKMANEYYILEKGLARSFVNDFNGNDVTINFFTENEIIIDVSSLFQRIPTQENMVCITDCECWKLDFDVFQELFHKIPNLREWGRAWMSQQLFLYKQRSVEMFTLSATKRYLHLLEQKSQVIQFAPLKQIASYLGITDTSLSRIRKEIVSHPKKN; via the coding sequence ATGACCAGCAAAGCCTTCGACGTTTATCGTGATTTTCCTTTTTTCTTTCAAGAAGAACTTGATGAAATTATTCAGGCGCACGAAAAAGTAGTTTTCCAAAAAGGAGAAGCTATTCTTCAGGAAGGCAAAATGGCCAATGAATATTATATTTTAGAAAAAGGTTTGGCGCGTTCTTTTGTTAATGATTTCAACGGGAATGATGTGACAATAAACTTTTTTACAGAAAACGAAATTATCATCGATGTTTCTTCTCTGTTTCAAAGAATTCCAACTCAGGAAAATATGGTCTGCATTACAGATTGCGAATGTTGGAAGCTTGATTTTGATGTTTTTCAGGAGTTGTTTCATAAAATTCCGAACCTCAGAGAATGGGGAAGAGCATGGATGTCTCAACAACTTTTTTTATACAAACAGCGTTCGGTAGAGATGTTTACACTTTCTGCAACCAAACGTTATCTTCATCTTTTAGAGCAAAAATCTCAGGTGATACAATTTGCACCTTTAAAACAAATTGCTTCTTATCTGGGAATTACAGACACTTCATTAAGCAGAATCCGCAAAGAAATAGTATCTCATCCGAAGAAAAATTAA
- a CDS encoding DUF763 domain-containing protein, which translates to MKRSGTATLPLHYGKVPPWLYERMAVLGLSIVEVMLADYGKNEVLRRLADPFWFQSFGAVMGMDWHSSGITTSVMGALKRSINPNSKELGIYICGGKGKLSKETPNELLVIADKTGLDGNELVRASKLSAKVDNTAIQDGYQLYLHNFILSDEGNWAVVQQGMNDSDGTARRYHWHSENMKSFVDEPHKGIQGINRGNILNLTANEAKENRKGILEISHTNSEKIMQDFANLILPAHHDVRASDVDLKKLGTLLYMTRENQPENFEELLLMKGVGPRTLQGLALVSEVIHGAPSRFRDPARFSFAHGGKDGHPFPVPINVYDETISILQKGIERSKLGNSDKLQSINKLHTIIAEAEKNFTPDFDINEVIEEERQNSWRFGGKTVFGDAEKPSKPKPIQLSLF; encoded by the coding sequence ATGAAACGTTCCGGAACCGCAACTTTACCACTTCACTACGGAAAAGTACCGCCTTGGCTTTATGAAAGAATGGCAGTACTTGGGCTTTCTATTGTTGAAGTAATGCTTGCAGATTACGGAAAAAATGAAGTTCTTCGAAGATTGGCAGATCCTTTTTGGTTTCAAAGTTTTGGTGCGGTCATGGGAATGGATTGGCATTCTTCAGGAATCACAACTTCGGTAATGGGAGCTTTAAAACGCAGCATCAACCCAAATTCCAAAGAGCTCGGAATTTATATTTGTGGCGGAAAAGGAAAGCTTTCCAAAGAGACACCAAACGAACTTCTCGTTATTGCCGATAAAACCGGATTAGATGGAAACGAATTAGTTCGTGCCAGTAAACTTTCAGCAAAAGTTGATAATACGGCGATTCAGGATGGTTATCAGTTATATCTTCACAATTTTATTTTGTCAGATGAAGGAAATTGGGCAGTTGTACAACAGGGAATGAATGATTCTGATGGTACAGCGCGCCGCTACCATTGGCATTCTGAAAATATGAAATCTTTTGTAGATGAACCTCACAAAGGAATTCAGGGAATCAACCGTGGAAATATTCTGAATCTTACAGCAAATGAAGCTAAGGAAAACCGCAAAGGAATTTTAGAAATCTCTCATACGAATTCTGAAAAAATCATGCAGGATTTTGCCAATCTCATTCTGCCGGCTCATCATGATGTTCGTGCTTCAGATGTAGATTTGAAGAAATTGGGTACACTTTTGTATATGACAAGAGAAAACCAGCCTGAAAATTTTGAAGAATTGCTTTTAATGAAAGGAGTGGGACCACGAACTTTACAGGGTCTTGCTTTGGTGAGCGAAGTCATTCATGGTGCACCGTCAAGATTCAGAGATCCTGCGAGATTTTCTTTTGCACACGGCGGAAAAGACGGGCATCCTTTTCCCGTTCCTATTAATGTTTATGATGAAACGATTTCCATTTTACAAAAAGGAATCGAAAGATCTAAATTGGGAAACTCCGATAAGCTGCAATCGATCAATAAACTTCACACGATTATTGCAGAAGCTGAGAAAAATTTCACTCCGGATTTTGATATTAATGAAGTCATTGAGGAAGAACGCCAAAATTCATGGAGATTTGGTGGGAAAACAGTATTCGGTGATGCAGAAAAGCCATCAAAACCTAAACCGATTCAACTCTCTTTGTTTTAA